A single window of Xylocopilactobacillus apicola DNA harbors:
- a CDS encoding TipC family immunity protein — protein sequence MRKKAIIILSIIVAIPLLYIIYKSVKFQNIYDEIYYDSRGATGEIFSRRSTLGNIKGISGTRTTSIHEDDEVIVTERYETKYLPPVMDSLSISNNSFKKRLSIYNSYEINYFVTICLKNNYDPKQKLLKKGIYFIDSRQEGIIDNPKKVKSLIDKYHISKERLDYWYELGMTRTLLEDWCSVYPSRFSPEKLGHVKIETQWADYK from the coding sequence ATGAGGAAGAAAGCAATCATTATTTTGTCAATAATTGTGGCAATCCCCCTTCTGTACATCATTTATAAAAGTGTAAAATTTCAAAATATTTACGACGAAATTTATTATGATAGCAGAGGTGCTACAGGGGAAATCTTTAGTCGAAGGTCAACTTTGGGGAATATAAAGGGGATTTCGGGAACGAGAACAACATCAATTCACGAGGATGATGAAGTTATTGTTACCGAAAGATATGAAACTAAATATTTACCCCCAGTAATGGATTCATTGAGCATTTCTAATAACAGTTTTAAAAAAAGATTATCTATATATAATTCATACGAGATAAATTACTTTGTCACAATTTGCCTTAAAAACAATTATGATCCAAAACAAAAATTGTTAAAAAAAGGGATTTATTTTATCGATTCACGACAAGAGGGAATAATAGATAATCCCAAAAAAGTTAAATCTTTGATCGATAAGTATCATATTTCCAAAGAACGGCTAGATTATTGGTACGAATTAGGAATGACTAGAACACTTTTGGAAGATTGGTGCTCGGTGTACCCAAGCAGGTTTAGTCCAGAGAAGCTGGGTCACGTGAAGATTGAGACCCAGTGGGCAGATTATAAATGA